The sequence TATGTAGAAATTATATTATTTTTTCAGATCAGTCATACTGTTAAGGCTTATCCCTATAGTTGATGCATTATGAAGAAGTGCTGAAGTTCCTGGCTGAAGGATGCCTGCCACTCCAAGGATTATCAGTGCAAAGTTAAAGGTCATAACAAAGTGATAATTTCCCTCGATCCTTTTCATAAGAGAATCACTTAAGAATTTAAGTGTAACAAGTTCAAAAAGGTCATCTGCCGAAACTGTTATATCAGCAACTTCTCGTGCAATCTGGGCTCCGTCGGCAATGGCAATTCCGGCATCAGATTTTGAAAGGGCGGGAGAATCGTTGATACCATCCCCGACCATTATTACCTTTCTGCCTGCCTGATGTTCACGCTCGATAAACGAGGCCTTATCCTCGGGAAGTACTTCGGAAAAATACTCGTCAACACCAACTTCTTTAGCTATTGCAGCAGCTGTTCTTTCACTGTCTCCGGTCATCATTATAATCTTGTTTATTCCGGCGCGTCTTAATGAATTTATTACTGCAGCAGCCTCTTCTCTTATTGGATCATTTATATAAATAACCGCTGAAAGAACTCCTCCAATCGCGAGATAGAGGTGGGAATAGCGTTTATCCAGTGAATCAAATTTATCATGTTCAGATTCAGGAATTTTGGCTTTCTCATCCTCGAATACAAAATGATAGCTTCCAATTATCGCTTCCTTATCATCTATTCTGGTAGCTATTCCATGAGCAACGATGTATTTGACTTCGCTGTGCATTTCCTCGTGTGAAAGATTCTTTTCTTTAGCCTTGTTAACAACGGCATTTGCCATTGAGTGAGGGAAATGCTCTTCAAGGCAGGCAGCAACTCTCAGCATTTCTTCCGGATCTTCATTATTGAAAGCTATGACATCAGCAACTTCCGGATTTGCCTTTGTAAGGGTTCCTGTTTTGTCAAATACTATGGTATCGGCCTCTGAAACAGCTTCAAGATATTTTCCGCCTTTTATGGTTATCTTTGAATTTCCGGCCTCTCTCATTGCCGAAAGAACCGATATAGGCATGGCCAGTTTAAGCGCACATGAAAAATCAACCATAAGTACGGAAATAGCCCTGGTTACATTTCTAGTAAATAAATAAGCGAGAACTGTTGCAGCAAAGCTGTAAGGAACCAGACGGTCCGCAAGGGATGAAGCTTTGGTCTCAAGATTGGACTTGAGCTTCTGTGATTCCTCTATCATGTGTACTATCTTTTCGTATTTAGTACCGCCAGAGGTTGCACTTACGGTGATTTCAAGTTCCCCTTCTTCTATTACGGTTCCTGCATATATGCTTATGCCGACATCTTTTCTTACGGGCATCGACTCTCCCGTCATGGTTGCCTGATTTACCATTGCTTCTCCGGAAAGGACGACACCGTCAAGAGGAATGATGCTTCCTGAATTTACCACAATGGTATCACCTTCGTTAATGTCTGCTATGGAAACGCTTACGGTTGTATCTCCAACTTTTTTCCAGACTTTTTTAACATTAAGTGACATGCTGCGGGCAAGGTCATCAACTGATTTTTTATGTGTCCATTCTTCCAGGAGAGATCCGATATTCAAAAGGAACATTATGGAACCGGCAGTATTTATGTCACCTGTAAGATAGGCTACAGTGATCGCTGTGGCATCTAATGCCTCTACCTTAAGTTTTCCACCTTTAAGACTTTTAACGCCCTTAATAAAGTATCTGGCAGCGTTAAAACCATTAAATATAAATCGTATCGGAAGAGGGAAAAGGTATCTTCTTATCATTCGTCCGCATATAGCGAAGAAAAGCTTGTCCTCATAATATTTATTGAGTTCTCGTCCTGTGTGATCGGGGACAAGATCTTCATTATCTTTATCATCAAAGTGAAATGAAAGGAGCAGATCGATTATTTCCTGTCTGCTGGATTTATAGTTAATAATCACATTTGATGTCCTGTCGTGGACAGTTACATTTTTTATATTAGAATTTTGTATGAGGTAGTATTGGATAAGATCAGCTTCGTGCATGGTCATTTTTCCATAGACATGAGCCTTGATTCTCATTTTTCCGTTTGATTCATGTAAGATTGTAAAATTCAAATTCTATACCTCTTTTATATACTAAGACCGTTGCCTAACGGATTAAGCAACGGTCAAAGGTGTAAGTCATTATACTTCTTTAGTAGCTCCATCATCCCTGCTGTTCAGAAGAGCTTCTGCTTCGGCATATTCTCTTGCACGTCTTTCTTCATCTCTCTTGAGATTGATGTCTTTTGCGTCTTCATAGATATCGTTGCAATTTTCTACAAGAATATCTTTTTTCTCAAGAACTGTGTCTTTGCAGCGAAGAACTGCTGCAGTACAGTTTGTATATAATTTTTTAGCATCCTGGCTTCCGAGGATCTTGAAACCTGCTGTTCCAAAAAGAACTCCACCGGCAAAAAGACCTACCTTTTTCCATGCTATTTTACTGAGATATCCGTATAACATAATATTCTCCTTTCAAAAAATAAAAGACAATTAACTAAATTGATAGACTTTATCATGTAAATCAGAACAAAATACTGTCATATTAAGGCTAATTATAAGGGATTTTCAAAAAGATGCAATAATTTTTATTGATAAATTATTCTCAACAAGAACAGTGTAAGCTTAAACGTACAATTGATGGATAAAATCAGATTTCAAATTACTATATATTGAGAGCATAGACTGACTTTTGAAAACTGATGTATGAATACATGAAATTGCCTGTCACGACTGGCTCTATCGTGACAGGCTTCTGAATAGGAGAAATCTAAAAGTTGTATGTCGGTTAGCTTTTGCTAACATAGACATATTAGCACGGGCTAACGTTTTATGCAATATAAAAATTGCGAAATAATGTATTTTTTTAAATACATTATTTTTTAAGAATCGTTCTCAAGCCTTGGTATTATTGAGATTCTTGGAATATGATAATTTATATTATTTTTTTAATCATAAAAAATATCCCGTCATATCAGAATTGTATGACGGGATAGTAAGAGGAATCTGAATTACGATCATTAGAAATGTGCATTAATAATGTCGTTTGCGGTAGTTAGCATTAACTAACTAATGGTATAGTAGCACCAGCTAACTCTCATGTCAAGAAAAAAAGTTTGATATAAAAACGGCAGCCAGTGCATACTGACTGCCGGAAAGGAGAAGTTGGTAATGATTTATCCTGCGATAGATATAATTTGTTTTTGTTCGATTTCGGGTTTCTTTACTTCTTTTGGAACTGAAATATTAAGGACACCGTTTTCAAATTTAGCATTGATATCTTCCTGTTTAAGTTCTTTGCCAACAAAGAAACTTCTTGAGCAATGGCCGGTATAACGTTCTTTTCTAATATATTTTCCGGAATTGTCTTTTTCATCTTTATTTTCAGTATGTTCTGCATTAATAGTAAGATATCCGTCTTTAAGTTCGGCATGAAGATCTTCTTTCTTATATCCGGGAAGAGCTATTTCAAGTTCATAGTTGCTTCCGCTGTCTTTTACATCAGTCTGCATTATGCCGCTATAGTTGCTGCTGGCAACAGGACGTGAAAAGAATGAATCAAACATGTCATCAAAAAAGTTATCTTCAAAAATACTGGGCATTAACATAGTAAATTACCTCCTTATATGTGACGGCAGAACATTTGAAGAACTGTCGTGTTACTTTTATTTCCTTTGTTCAAGATATGTTATAACATTAATTGTTAGCACTGTCAAGTAGTGAGTGCTAATTTTTCTTAAAAAACTTTAAATTCCATTTATTTAAGGCATAAAAAAGGCATTTGAGTGAAATTGATGAACAATTACAGCCAAACGCCAGGTAAAGTATTTACTTATTTCTGAGGAATATTTTGAAAACAATTATATTCGTTAATCATTTTATGATAGGAATTTCTATCTGAAATAAATTGTTGATCTTATTGTTGCAGTCATTACTAAGCTTAATTGTTCCGGAATGCAGTGAAATGATTTTTGCTGCCAGGGCAAGGCCTATCCCATTACCTTTATAGTTTTCTGAATTATTATCACCTGCAATATATGCTGAGAATATTTTATCTCTTATAGAAGCGTCTATAGGGATTCCATCATTACCAATTTCTATTAGTGCCTTATCTTCCTTTAATTTCAGATTAAAGAAAAATGTATTTCCGGCTTCACAGTATTTTAAGAAGTTATATTTGAAATTCTTAAATACCCTTAAAAGCTGGCTTTTATCAATACTACTATTTATAGAAGCTGAGGGTATGTTTTTTTGGGATAAAAATCCCTTTAACTTAAATTCTGATTCTGATGAGGATAAAAAATCTTCCAGGAACGCTACAAGGTCAGTAGTTTCCTTATGCAGCTTAAAATCCGGGGAATTTAATTTATTAAGTTCTGTTAAACTGTATGAAAGTTCGAAAGCATCATTTGCTTCAGTTGTAAGTATTTTAAGGTACATTTCGGATTCTTCAGAGGAAATATTTCCTTTTCCAAGTTCGTCAGCAAAGTTTATTATTAAATTAATGGAATTTTTTATATCATGTATAAATCCTGCGGTCTGATAACTTTTTTCGGAAATTTGTTTTTCGTAGTATTTTCTTCTGTCACGGAACCGGATCCCTGTTTCATCCAGAGTATCTGCTATTTCAGTAAATTCATCTATTTTTAGA is a genomic window of Lachnospiraceae bacterium C1.1 containing:
- a CDS encoding DUF6110 family protein; protein product: MLYGYLSKIAWKKVGLFAGGVLFGTAGFKILGSQDAKKLYTNCTAAVLRCKDTVLEKKDILVENCNDIYEDAKDINLKRDEERRAREYAEAEALLNSRDDGATKEV
- a CDS encoding HAMP domain-containing sensor histidine kinase, which gives rise to MAILLSYFLTHLTLNSNNINKLIQKVDNSNELSYKEIPVKKYIGRNGYIEILDENLNILYSGIDNSSVKYNKNMFNFISDADKNTSYYINELINENNDINYLITEYKYDEGGNREYLFLQDSLSATAVFDKNYKLIYSNIPDLEIESLTEEDINAIFDNNDTFFSIKHSFTYNGKNRYLILHLDSVTNPGATFISTMIIFSVSLSIVMSLLLNFFLSDKTVEKITYNLGFVPEALNKILDGHVFEKDKLLKIDEFTEIADTLDETGIRFRDRRKYYEKQISEKSYQTAGFIHDIKNSINLIINFADELGKGNISSEESEMYLKILTTEANDAFELSYSLTELNKLNSPDFKLHKETTDLVAFLEDFLSSSESEFKLKGFLSQKNIPSASINSSIDKSQLLRVFKNFKYNFLKYCEAGNTFFFNLKLKEDKALIEIGNDGIPIDASIRDKIFSAYIAGDNNSENYKGNGIGLALAAKIISLHSGTIKLSNDCNNKINNLFQIEIPIIK
- a CDS encoding Hsp20/alpha crystallin family protein, which translates into the protein MLMPSIFEDNFFDDMFDSFFSRPVASSNYSGIMQTDVKDSGSNYELEIALPGYKKEDLHAELKDGYLTINAEHTENKDEKDNSGKYIRKERYTGHCSRSFFVGKELKQEDINAKFENGVLNISVPKEVKKPEIEQKQIISIAG
- a CDS encoding heavy metal translocating P-type ATPase; this encodes MNFTILHESNGKMRIKAHVYGKMTMHEADLIQYYLIQNSNIKNVTVHDRTSNVIINYKSSRQEIIDLLLSFHFDDKDNEDLVPDHTGRELNKYYEDKLFFAICGRMIRRYLFPLPIRFIFNGFNAARYFIKGVKSLKGGKLKVEALDATAITVAYLTGDINTAGSIMFLLNIGSLLEEWTHKKSVDDLARSMSLNVKKVWKKVGDTTVSVSIADINEGDTIVVNSGSIIPLDGVVLSGEAMVNQATMTGESMPVRKDVGISIYAGTVIEEGELEITVSATSGGTKYEKIVHMIEESQKLKSNLETKASSLADRLVPYSFAATVLAYLFTRNVTRAISVLMVDFSCALKLAMPISVLSAMREAGNSKITIKGGKYLEAVSEADTIVFDKTGTLTKANPEVADVIAFNNEDPEEMLRVAACLEEHFPHSMANAVVNKAKEKNLSHEEMHSEVKYIVAHGIATRIDDKEAIIGSYHFVFEDEKAKIPESEHDKFDSLDKRYSHLYLAIGGVLSAVIYINDPIREEAAAVINSLRRAGINKIIMMTGDSERTAAAIAKEVGVDEYFSEVLPEDKASFIEREHQAGRKVIMVGDGINDSPALSKSDAGIAIADGAQIAREVADITVSADDLFELVTLKFLSDSLMKRIEGNYHFVMTFNFALIILGVAGILQPGTSALLHNASTIGISLNSMTDLKK